The nucleotide window CCGCCGGGCCGTGCTCGGCGCGGACGGCCGCGCCGACCTCCGGGGACAGGAACTCCGTGAGGGTGGGCACGCCCGCGTCCCGCGCCGCGGCGCCGACGTTCACCGACGGTTCGATGCCCAGGCAGCGGATCCCGCGGTCCACCAGGTGTTTCAGCAGGTAGCCGTCGTTGCTCGCGACCTCCACCACGAAGGCTTCCTTCTCCTTCGGGTCGAGCCCCAGCCGCTGCACGGTGTCGGCGACGAAGGTGCGCGCGTGCTCCACCCAGGAGGTCGAGAAGGACGAGAAGTACGCGTACTCGCTGAACGTCTCCTCCGGGGTGATCAGCGGAGGTATCTGCGCGAGCCAGCAGTCGGTGCAGACCCGCAGGTGCAGCGGGTACGCCGGCTCCGGCCGGTCCAGTTGGTCCGCGGCGAGAAAGCTCTCGCACGGCGGAGTCGCTCCCAGGTCGACGACGCTCACCAGCGCCGCCGAACCGCAGAGTCGGCATCCTGTCATCTGCTTCCCCCATCTCTGCCCGCGCGGGCCCCCCGCCGCGAGCCACTGCTTGCGTTTCCTGTCGCCGTCGGGCTGTCCCCGACGGCGGACCGCCCCGCGATCGCGGTGCGGTACTCCTCCAGCAGGCGCTCCAGCCCGACGTCCGGGCTGAAACCCTGTTCGTAGCGGCGCCGGGCCGCCCGGCCCATCTCCCGGTTGCGGTCCGCCCCGGCCGTGATCCGGCGCAGGCAGGACGCGAGCGAGGCGGCCTCGCCCGGCCGGTGCAGCAGTCCGCTCACCCCGTCCTCGACGAGTTCGGTGAAGGCGCCGTGACCGGCGGCGACGGCCGGGACCCCGGCCGCCATCGCCTCCACGACCACCAGGCCGAACGCCTCCAGCCAGGTCGAGGGCGCCACCACGGCGACCGACCGCGCGAGGGCCTGCCGGCACCCGTCCGGGTCCAGCAGGCCGACGTACCGCACGTCGTCCCGGCCCGCCGCCCAGGCGGTCACCTCCCGCTCCAGCGGCCCCGTGCCGGCGATCATCAGCGGCACGCCCGCACCGCCGCCCGCCGCGACCTCGTCCCACGCGGCCATGAGCAGCCGTACGCCCTTGGCCTCGGCGAGCCGGCCGAGGTAGAGCAGGTGCTCGCCGTCGCCCGAGCGGCGGACGTCCGGTTCCGGCACGAAGTTGTGCTTCACCGACAGCCGCTCGGCGGGCATGCCGGAGGCCACCAGGACGTCGCGCTGCGCCGCCGAGATGCACAGGAACCGCTCCACGCCCGACCACCACCGGCGCCGGTTGACCGACAGGCTGACCGCCAGCGGCACCGTCGCCAGCCGGGAGTCGCGGTAGCAGCCGTGCCGGACGGCGGGCAGCGGCGCCGAGCCGACGCACTCGGTGCACGGCCGGCCGTCCCGCTGCAGCGTGCCGGGCGGGCAGACCTGGGTGTAGTTGTGCAGCGTGGCGACGGCGGGCACGCCGGCGTCGGCGCAGGCGGCCAGCACCGCGGGCGACAGGAGCGGGAAGACGTTGTGGACGTGCACCACGTCCGGGCGTTCGGCACGGAGCCGGGCGGCGAGTTCCCTGCGCACCGACGGGTTCCACGGCACGAGGAGCGGTATCGCGGCCTTGCCCGGCAGGGACCGGGCGGCGATGTCGTCGCTGCGCCGCTCGAACACGCCGACCCGGTGGCCGGCCGCGCGCAGCAGCTCCACTTCCTGGTCGACGACCTTGTTCTCCCCGCTTGGCTGCGCCGAGGAGTAGCGGTTGTGCACCACGAGGACGTGCATGCGTGAGGTCATCTCCTAGTCCCGGGCCCAGCGCGGGACACGCCGTCGGGGGGTGCGGGACGTCGCCGGGGGCTTCGCGAGGACTGTCGTGAAGGCTGTCGTGGGGGCCGTCGCGACCGGCGCCGGCAGGGGCGGGGCCGGAGCGGGTGCCGTCAGCAGCGAGGCGGCCAGGGCCAGGTGCAGCAGGTACGGCGAGGCGTCGCCGAGACCGGCCTCGGTGTAGGACGCGATCGCGCAGTAGCTGATCAGGAAGATCGCGCAGGCCCTCGCCAGCGACGGCGGCCGCAGCAGCGCGACACCGCCCAGTACGACGAAGACCGCCGCCACGAGCGTCACGCCGATCCAGCCCTGCTCCTGGTAGACGGCCAGCCAGCTGTTGTCGATCGGCAGCCCGCCGAACGACTTGTCGCCCAGGCCCATGCCGAACAGTTCCTCCCCGGTGGACCGGGGCGCCGCCAGCAGGGCGTCCCAGACCTTGGCCCGGCCGGTGAGGCTGGTGAGGTTCTCCTGGCTCTGTCCGCGCAGGAACCACGTCCGCAGCGCGGAGGCGAACCCCACCGCGGCCACCACGGCGATGAGCACCGCCCAGGTGAAGAACCGGCGGGCGGCGGCGCTGGTCAGGACGAGCGAGCCGATCGCCAGCACCAGCCCGATGAGCAGGCCGAGCGTGGCCGTGCGGGTATGGGTCAGCGCCAGCAGCACGAGGGAGGGCACGATGACGACCGCCGCGCTGGTCCGGTCGGTGCGGCGCCCCAGGACGAGCAGCACGGTGAGCCCGATGATCACCGCGGCGTACTGTCCGATCTGCGGCGGGGTGAGCGGCCACAGCGCGCCGACCAGCCGTCCGCCGTAGAGCTCGGGCATGGCCGCGCCCGGTGAGACGACCGCGCCGGCGGCGACCGATCCGAGCACCGCGAAGTACATCCGGATGTGGTGCCGGACGAAGGCCGGGCCGCCGTCCCACCAGCGGGTGAGCAGCCACAGCGTGCCGATGAAGAGGGCCAGCCGCGCGCAGCGGAACAGCGCGCCGAGCCCGGACTCCAGTTGCAGGCTGGAGATCAGGCTCGGTACCAGCAGCAGGGTGAGCAGGAGCACGAAGGCGCTGGGGCGGATGCGCAGCCGGAGGTTGAGCGCGAGCGCCAGGGTGAACGCGGCGACCAGCGCACCCATGGTGACCAGCTGGATGAGGGAGCGGGGCAGCGGGATGACGGTCTTCGCCCCGGCGGAGCCGAGGGTGTTGAGGATCAGCAGGCCCCAGACGATCCCGACGGTCCTCGGTGTGCCGGCGGGGAGCGGTCCGGCGCCGGGCCGCGTGTCCGCCGTGTCCTGCCCGGCGGGCGGTCCGCCGCGCCGCAGGTCCTGGTCCATGTCAGCCACCGGCCCGTGGGTCGAGGGTGCTGCCCTTGTCCTGCCGGTAGGGCGTGCCCTGCCACTGCCCGAAGTCGAGCACCCGGCTGGGGTCGTGGGCGACGAACTGCCACGGCCCGAGGTAGACGTTGTCGTGCCAGCGGTTGTGCTGGTCCAGGGTGATCGCCTCGGCCACCCGCTCGCCCTTGTACGGCGACCACTTCGGGTAGGTGCCGTAGTTGGCCAGCACCGCCATGCGGTCGCACTTCACCGTGCACTTGACGACGGACTTGTCCAGCACGAAGCGGTTGTCGTGGATGTCCACCCGCTGGGTCTTCCACCGGCAGTCGGCGTAGAGCGGTGCGGTGGCGATCGCCGGCCGCACGCAGCGGTCGGTGTCCCGCGCCAGCAGCGTGCAGTCGCCGGAGGAGGTGTTGGCCGGGCTGTTGCAGAACCGGTCGGCGTTCTCCCACAGGGTGATTCCGGACCAGTTGTCCTCCAGTACGTTCCGGTAGACCTCGATCTTGTCCGTGCGGGCCGGGACCCGTGGTTCGCCGCCTGACTCGGACAGGTAGACGGTCGCGAACGGGAAGTTGTCGCCGCGGTCGGCGTACTTGCGGCCCTCGACCCAGTTGTTGCGCCGGATCGTGTTCTTCCGGATGACCGCGTTGTAGCTGGTCTCGTACATCAGCGCGGCACCGTCGTTGGCCTCGATCACGTTGTTCTCGATGCGGAAGTCGTTGTTGTTGGTGTCCGCCCACAGCCCGGCTCCGCGGTTGTCGTGCACCCAGTTGCCGCGGATGTCGGCGCCGTCGACGGCCCAGAACTTGATGCCGCCGGTGCAGCCGCAGCCCTCCCGGCGCCGCTCCCAGTCGCCGGTGTTGTTGCCCACGATCTCGTTGCCCTCGACGACCAGGTCGCGCAGCGGGCCGCCGGACTTGTAGGCGTTCATGCCGTACTGGCCGTTGTCGCGCAGGCAGCTGGCGCGAACCTGCTGGCGGGCACCGGCCATCAGTCCGGCGCCGGAGTTGCGCCGGATCGTCGCGTGCTCGATCACCCACCCGTCGGCCGAGTCGTGGTTGACCACGCCCTCGTCGTGCGGCGCGACGAAGTTCTGCACGGTCAGGTGGCTGACGGTGACGTCGCGGGCGCCGCCGCCGAACGCGTACTGGTTGGTCCTGCGGCCGTCGAGCACCGCGCCCGGCGCGCCGAGGTAGCGGTTGCCCTTCTTCGGAAGGACCTGGGCGTAGCGGTCCGGTGCGAGCCGGTGCTTGCCCGGCCGCAGCCAGAACGTGGTCCTCGGGGGGTGGTCCTTGGTCTTCGCGGCCAGGTCGCCGACGACCCCGGGGTCGACCGTCACCGCGCCCGCCGGTGCCTTCGCCGGTCCGGCCGCGGGCTCGGCGCACACCCGGGCCGCGGCGGGGGCCGCGGAGACGGACGGCGGCGCGGTGGCCGGCTTTTCCGCCGGGGCGCCGGGCGTGCTCACGCAGCCGGCCGCCAGCAGGGCCAGCGCCGCCGCCGGCAGCGTCCGCTTGCGCCATCTGATCCCCACGGGGCCTTCCTTCCTAGTCGCTGAACGTGAGTACGGTCGTGAACTGCCGTGCGCCGTCGGCGAAGCCGGTGCCGACGAGCGTCGTGGCGGGTTCCTTGCGGCCGAAGCCGGCGGAGTACCAGCCCAGCGGCGGGTCGCTCTCGCCGCGGTGCGCCCGCCAGTTCAGCTCCCCGGGCAGGTCGAGCACCGCGGAGCGCTCCCGGCCGTCCCGGGTCCAGGTGAGCACGGCCCGGTTCCCCGTCAGGTCCGCGGTGACCGCCGGGCCGAGGTGGAAGGCCAGGCGCGCGGCCCGGCGCGGGCCGCGTACCTCGTCGATCACGCGCAGCTCGCGGCTCGCGGCCGTCAGCTCGACCCGGCGGCGGTGCACGGAGCCGCGGTAGCCGTCGTGCTCGGCGTACCAGCGGGCCGTCCCCCCGGTGGAGGCGCCGGTGGTGTCCTCCGCTGCCAGGACGCGACTGCGGGCGTGACGGGTCCACAGGAACGGGCCGCCGGAGACGGACTGGT belongs to Streptomyces sp. V3I8 and includes:
- a CDS encoding glycosyltransferase, yielding MHVLVVHNRYSSAQPSGENKVVDQEVELLRAAGHRVGVFERRSDDIAARSLPGKAAIPLLVPWNPSVRRELAARLRAERPDVVHVHNVFPLLSPAVLAACADAGVPAVATLHNYTQVCPPGTLQRDGRPCTECVGSAPLPAVRHGCYRDSRLATVPLAVSLSVNRRRWWSGVERFLCISAAQRDVLVASGMPAERLSVKHNFVPEPDVRRSGDGEHLLYLGRLAEAKGVRLLMAAWDEVAAGGGAGVPLMIAGTGPLEREVTAWAAGRDDVRYVGLLDPDGCRQALARSVAVVAPSTWLEAFGLVVVEAMAAGVPAVAAGHGAFTELVEDGVSGLLHRPGEAASLASCLRRITAGADRNREMGRAARRRYEQGFSPDVGLERLLEEYRTAIAGRSAVGDSPTATGNASSGSRRGARAGRDGGSR
- a CDS encoding O-antigen ligase domain-containing protein, with product MDQDLRRGGPPAGQDTADTRPGAGPLPAGTPRTVGIVWGLLILNTLGSAGAKTVIPLPRSLIQLVTMGALVAAFTLALALNLRLRIRPSAFVLLLTLLLVPSLISSLQLESGLGALFRCARLALFIGTLWLLTRWWDGGPAFVRHHIRMYFAVLGSVAAGAVVSPGAAMPELYGGRLVGALWPLTPPQIGQYAAVIIGLTVLLVLGRRTDRTSAAVVIVPSLVLLALTHTRTATLGLLIGLVLAIGSLVLTSAAARRFFTWAVLIAVVAAVGFASALRTWFLRGQSQENLTSLTGRAKVWDALLAAPRSTGEELFGMGLGDKSFGGLPIDNSWLAVYQEQGWIGVTLVAAVFVVLGGVALLRPPSLARACAIFLISYCAIASYTEAGLGDASPYLLHLALAASLLTAPAPAPPLPAPVATAPTTAFTTVLAKPPATSRTPRRRVPRWARD
- a CDS encoding right-handed parallel beta-helix repeat-containing protein → MGIRWRKRTLPAAALALLAAGCVSTPGAPAEKPATAPPSVSAAPAAARVCAEPAAGPAKAPAGAVTVDPGVVGDLAAKTKDHPPRTTFWLRPGKHRLAPDRYAQVLPKKGNRYLGAPGAVLDGRRTNQYAFGGGARDVTVSHLTVQNFVAPHDEGVVNHDSADGWVIEHATIRRNSGAGLMAGARQQVRASCLRDNGQYGMNAYKSGGPLRDLVVEGNEIVGNNTGDWERRREGCGCTGGIKFWAVDGADIRGNWVHDNRGAGLWADTNNNDFRIENNVIEANDGAALMYETSYNAVIRKNTIRRNNWVEGRKYADRGDNFPFATVYLSESGGEPRVPARTDKIEVYRNVLEDNWSGITLWENADRFCNSPANTSSGDCTLLARDTDRCVRPAIATAPLYADCRWKTQRVDIHDNRFVLDKSVVKCTVKCDRMAVLANYGTYPKWSPYKGERVAEAITLDQHNRWHDNVYLGPWQFVAHDPSRVLDFGQWQGTPYRQDKGSTLDPRAGG